A genomic segment from Actinomadura hallensis encodes:
- a CDS encoding ABC transporter substrate-binding protein, translating to MALWRLPVVAIGAAVAIGAAGCGGDPGTDASGPAQIRALLNAQPATLDPIAGARSAQVVWATMVEPLVNTDADLEPDRTGIITDWKRSSPTEWTFTMRPGLKFSNGEPADAAAVVNTLELTRDSETSILKTYFANVESIEAPDDTTVVVKTKRPQYDLVNLLTTVYLVPPKYYKDKGPEGFSAAPVGTGPYVFDDAKPGREISVKVNADYWGEKPKNTGVTFTWATEASQRLALLQSKSVDIAMDLPPSQAEQARKSGLEVVETESAMKITAFLESTKPPFDKPELREAAALAINRDEIVQGIFDGKAAADAGMLNVKPGTQPQEKVTADPAKARKLVGSAAPSVNLTYPSAQYTNIKEVAEAIGASLEEVGFKVKFRPLDYGTLVKEVGGRQLDGLYLFAAVPNAAAPDFFASGFMKTASITGNCPDPKIDGLVAEALEQKDATAAEKVYDELNTLAVVKKHCYVPLYKQMYAYGLGKGVKGAVYGPLNTFDFTKTTR from the coding sequence TTGGCACTCTGGCGCCTGCCGGTCGTCGCCATCGGAGCGGCGGTCGCGATCGGCGCCGCCGGTTGCGGAGGGGACCCGGGCACCGATGCGTCGGGCCCGGCGCAGATCCGGGCGTTGCTCAACGCACAGCCGGCCACCCTCGACCCGATCGCCGGCGCGCGCTCGGCGCAGGTCGTCTGGGCCACCATGGTCGAGCCGCTCGTCAACACCGACGCCGACCTCGAGCCCGACCGTACCGGCATCATCACCGACTGGAAGCGGTCGTCCCCGACCGAGTGGACCTTCACGATGCGTCCGGGGCTGAAGTTCAGCAACGGTGAGCCTGCGGACGCCGCCGCCGTGGTGAACACCCTGGAGCTCACACGGGACTCGGAGACCTCGATCCTCAAGACGTACTTCGCGAACGTCGAGTCCATCGAGGCGCCGGACGACACCACCGTCGTAGTGAAGACGAAGCGGCCGCAGTACGACCTCGTCAACCTGCTCACCACCGTCTACCTGGTGCCGCCGAAGTACTACAAGGATAAGGGCCCCGAGGGCTTCTCCGCCGCTCCGGTCGGCACCGGCCCCTACGTCTTCGACGACGCCAAGCCGGGCCGCGAAATCTCGGTCAAGGTGAACGCCGACTACTGGGGCGAGAAGCCGAAGAACACGGGTGTGACGTTCACCTGGGCGACCGAGGCATCCCAGCGGCTCGCACTCCTGCAGAGCAAGAGCGTCGACATCGCCATGGACCTGCCGCCCTCACAGGCCGAGCAGGCGCGCAAGTCCGGGCTGGAGGTCGTCGAGACCGAGTCGGCCATGAAGATCACGGCGTTCCTGGAGTCGACCAAGCCGCCCTTCGACAAGCCCGAGCTGCGTGAGGCGGCCGCCCTGGCCATCAACCGCGACGAGATCGTCCAGGGCATCTTCGACGGCAAGGCCGCCGCGGACGCCGGGATGCTGAACGTCAAACCCGGGACCCAGCCCCAGGAGAAGGTCACCGCCGACCCGGCCAAGGCCAGGAAGCTGGTCGGATCGGCCGCGCCGTCGGTCAACCTCACCTACCCCTCCGCCCAGTACACCAACATCAAGGAGGTCGCGGAGGCCATCGGCGCGAGCCTTGAGGAGGTCGGCTTCAAGGTGAAGTTCCGGCCCCTCGACTACGGCACGCTCGTCAAGGAGGTCGGCGGCCGCCAGCTCGACGGCCTGTACCTGTTCGCCGCGGTCCCGAACGCGGCCGCGCCGGACTTTTTCGCCAGCGGCTTCATGAAGACCGCATCGATCACCGGCAACTGCCCCGACCCGAAGATCGACGGGCTGGTCGCCGAGGCGCTGGAGCAGAAGGACGCCACGGCGGCGGAGAAGGTCTACGACGAGCTCAACACTCTCGCAGTGGTGAAGAAGCACTGCTACGTCCCGCTCTACAAGCAGATGTACGCCTACGGGCTGGGCAAGGGAGTGAAGGGCGCCGTCTACGGTCCGCTGAACACCTTCGACTTCACGAAGACGACCCGCTGA
- a CDS encoding WD40 repeat domain-containing protein produces MHDPRVWPRSVAVLRGIIAAGSFWNGPHLLDAATGREIAGPSGPGHGPNALAVLGRELLVGCDSGVVVAVGVDETTGSGGRRPPVRALDLSDSPVLSVAARDGTVYCGTYSGQVVRTGAGSRVATEPLGAPVSALCLTGSTVVAGTYNGDLITLDPRTLAPLDRGVPHAGSVKSPSPLGDGDRFLSASTDRRVAAGTLRDRTTLWQHGNLVNAVTSLRGQVVASASRDHTVKVGLLAPRPRDGRAPVTVRQTQTLIGADESVKCVGLLGTPEAPIVLAGSYDFGLYRWEVDWDDGAGALVSGRLVTEFRQGVSCMTRLDERRLAVAGWDGQVLIVGRARDGAVRELAAWDIGELVERSGRRVGEPDRVAA; encoded by the coding sequence ATGCACGACCCCCGGGTGTGGCCGAGGTCGGTGGCGGTGTTGCGGGGGATCATCGCGGCCGGGAGCTTCTGGAACGGCCCGCACCTGCTCGACGCCGCGACGGGACGGGAGATCGCCGGCCCGAGCGGGCCGGGGCACGGCCCGAACGCCCTCGCGGTGCTCGGCCGCGAACTTCTCGTCGGCTGCGATTCGGGCGTGGTCGTCGCCGTCGGCGTGGACGAGACCACGGGTTCGGGCGGCCGCCGTCCGCCCGTCCGCGCGCTGGACCTGTCGGACAGTCCCGTCCTGTCGGTCGCGGCGCGGGACGGGACCGTGTACTGCGGCACCTACTCCGGGCAGGTGGTGCGCACCGGCGCCGGATCGCGCGTGGCGACCGAGCCGCTGGGTGCTCCGGTGTCCGCGCTCTGCCTGACCGGGAGCACCGTGGTCGCCGGCACCTACAACGGCGACCTGATCACGCTGGATCCGCGGACACTGGCCCCGCTGGACCGTGGCGTTCCGCACGCGGGATCGGTGAAGTCGCCCTCGCCGCTCGGCGACGGGGACCGGTTCCTGTCCGCGTCGACCGACCGGCGGGTGGCGGCCGGGACCCTTCGCGACCGGACCACGCTGTGGCAGCACGGCAACCTTGTCAACGCCGTGACCAGCCTGCGCGGCCAGGTCGTCGCGTCCGCGTCGCGCGACCACACCGTCAAGGTCGGCCTGCTGGCACCGCGACCCCGGGACGGCCGCGCACCCGTCACGGTGCGGCAGACGCAGACCCTCATCGGCGCCGACGAGTCCGTGAAGTGCGTTGGCCTGCTCGGTACGCCGGAGGCCCCGATCGTCCTCGCGGGCTCCTACGACTTCGGCCTCTACCGCTGGGAGGTCGACTGGGACGACGGCGCGGGCGCGCTGGTCTCCGGCCGCCTCGTGACCGAGTTCCGCCAGGGCGTGTCGTGCATGACCCGGCTGGACGAGCGGCGCCTGGCGGTGGCCGGCTGGGACGGGCAGGTGCTGATCGTGGGCCGTGCCCGCGACGGCGCGGTCCGCGAGCTGGCGGCGTGGGACATCGGCGAGCTCGTCGAGCGGTCCGGCCGGCGCGTCGGCGAACCGGATCGGGTGGCGGCATGA
- a CDS encoding IS110 family transposase, with protein MTPQDAAIIEVAGGVDTHSDTHTAAVIDQVGRVLGTEQFPADTAGYAALLDWMRSFGQLVGVGVEGTGAYGAGLARLLHRQEVLVIEVDRPDRKTRRFQGKSDPIDAVQAAKTALAGERTGVPEQRDGRIEALRNLRVARRSAVDQRADAQRRIKTLIVTAPDDLRERLRSLGVKDLIITCANLRPDRTGAASPATAVKIALRSLARRHQQLTAEIADLDELLEPLVAAINPGLVAANGVGTDVAGQLLVTIGDNHDRLRSEAAFAMLCGAAPIPASSGKTSRHRLNRGGDRQANKALYRVVICRLRWDPRTRAYMERRTKDGLSKKEIIRCLKRYVARELYQLITTPNDLELAA; from the coding sequence ATTACACCCCAAGACGCGGCGATCATCGAGGTCGCCGGCGGAGTCGACACCCATTCCGACACCCACACCGCAGCGGTGATCGACCAGGTGGGGCGGGTGCTGGGCACCGAGCAGTTCCCCGCCGACACGGCCGGATACGCCGCGCTGCTGGACTGGATGCGCTCGTTCGGGCAGCTGGTGGGTGTCGGTGTCGAGGGGACGGGTGCCTACGGCGCCGGGCTGGCCCGGCTGCTGCACCGGCAAGAAGTCCTGGTGATCGAGGTCGACCGGCCCGACCGCAAGACCCGCCGGTTCCAGGGCAAGTCCGACCCGATCGACGCCGTCCAGGCCGCCAAGACCGCGCTGGCCGGGGAGCGGACCGGCGTCCCCGAACAGCGTGACGGACGGATCGAGGCGCTGCGGAACCTGCGGGTCGCCCGCCGCAGCGCGGTCGATCAGCGCGCGGACGCCCAGCGCCGGATCAAGACCCTCATCGTCACCGCCCCCGACGACCTGCGTGAGCGACTGCGCAGCCTCGGCGTCAAAGACCTGATCATCACCTGCGCGAACCTGCGGCCTGACCGGACCGGCGCAGCCTCACCGGCCACCGCCGTCAAGATTGCCCTGCGATCGCTGGCCCGCCGCCACCAGCAGCTGACCGCCGAGATCGCCGACCTGGACGAACTGCTCGAGCCGCTGGTGGCCGCCATCAACCCCGGCCTGGTCGCCGCCAACGGCGTCGGCACCGACGTCGCCGGCCAGCTGCTGGTCACCATTGGCGACAACCACGACCGGCTGCGTTCGGAGGCGGCGTTCGCGATGCTCTGCGGTGCCGCGCCGATCCCCGCCTCGTCCGGCAAGACCAGCCGGCACCGCCTCAACCGCGGCGGCGACCGACAGGCCAACAAAGCGCTCTACCGGGTCGTCATCTGCCGCCTGCGCTGGGACCCCCGCACCCGCGCCTACATGGAACGACGCACCAAAGACGGCCTGTCCAAGAAGGAGATCATCCGCTGCCTCAAACGCTACGTCGCCCGCGAGCTCTACCAGCTCATCACCACACCAAACGATCTTGAACTCGCCGCTTGA
- a CDS encoding VOC family protein produces the protein MTDRSNEQAFRPGEAVWVELCTPRPEAAEEFYSALLGWSVRLERLGRSTYRMCSVDGRDVAGISAGDLHGGRPRGWLTYFAVDGIDDAAAKAVALGGELVTAPRHLPAAGTGATVIDPFGAAFGLYQGEARAGVQMLNLPGALCWNELNTGEPQRSVSYYQSLFGYGTLSRTDTPTGRPYTVLTLDDAPVAGVLEMDNAWPNYVPSRWITYFSVTALDAAVARTVELGGTPVIGPIDGPHGPLHLVKDPAGHTVCLIQLRDGMRPDYVSSPPAVTR, from the coding sequence GTGACAGACCGGTCGAACGAACAGGCGTTCCGTCCCGGGGAGGCCGTCTGGGTGGAACTGTGCACCCCCCGGCCCGAGGCCGCGGAAGAGTTCTACAGCGCCCTGCTCGGCTGGTCGGTGCGGCTCGAGCGGCTCGGCAGATCGACGTACCGGATGTGCAGCGTCGACGGACGCGACGTCGCCGGGATCTCCGCCGGGGACCTGCACGGCGGGCGCCCTCGCGGTTGGCTCACCTACTTCGCCGTCGACGGGATCGACGATGCCGCCGCCAAGGCCGTCGCCCTTGGCGGCGAGTTGGTGACGGCGCCCCGGCACCTGCCGGCGGCCGGGACCGGCGCCACGGTGATCGACCCGTTCGGCGCGGCCTTCGGCCTCTACCAGGGCGAGGCCCGCGCCGGCGTGCAGATGCTCAACCTCCCCGGGGCGCTGTGCTGGAACGAACTGAACACCGGCGAGCCGCAGAGGTCCGTGTCGTACTACCAGTCGCTGTTCGGCTACGGAACCCTGTCGCGCACCGACACTCCCACCGGACGCCCCTACACCGTCCTGACCCTCGACGACGCGCCCGTCGCGGGCGTCCTGGAGATGGACAACGCGTGGCCGAACTACGTGCCGTCGAGGTGGATCACCTACTTCAGCGTCACCGCGCTGGACGCCGCGGTCGCCCGGACGGTCGAGCTCGGCGGAACGCCGGTCATCGGCCCGATCGACGGGCCGCACGGACCCCTGCACCTGGTGAAGGACCCGGCCGGGCACACGGTGTGCCTGATCCAGCTCAGGGACGGCATGCGTCCCGACTACGTCTCCTCTCCCCCGGCGGTGACCCGATGA
- a CDS encoding TMEM165/GDT1 family protein — protein MTLDPLAFLTAFGLIFLAELPDKTMFASLAMGTRMRPLYVWFGTSTAFIVHVAIAVGAGSLLALLPGMAVKLVSAALFAFGAVVLMRGGGDDDEPDREVRAITRFWPSYAAAFTAVFISEWGDLTQITTANLAATNGWLPTAIGSAAALMSVSALALLAGRFIAKKVPLKVVQRIGGLCMAGLAVWTLTEAFTG, from the coding sequence ATGACTTTGGACCCCCTGGCGTTCCTCACCGCCTTCGGTCTGATCTTTCTCGCCGAGCTTCCCGACAAGACGATGTTCGCCTCCCTGGCGATGGGCACGCGGATGCGTCCGCTGTACGTGTGGTTCGGCACGTCGACCGCGTTCATCGTGCACGTCGCGATCGCGGTGGGCGCCGGCAGCCTGCTCGCCCTGCTGCCGGGCATGGCGGTGAAACTGGTGTCGGCCGCCCTGTTCGCGTTCGGCGCGGTCGTGCTGATGCGCGGAGGCGGGGACGACGACGAACCCGACCGGGAGGTGCGGGCGATCACCCGCTTCTGGCCGTCCTACGCCGCCGCCTTCACGGCCGTGTTCATCAGCGAGTGGGGCGACCTGACCCAGATCACCACGGCGAACCTGGCCGCGACCAACGGGTGGCTCCCGACGGCGATCGGTTCGGCCGCCGCGCTGATGTCGGTGTCGGCGCTGGCTCTGCTGGCGGGCCGGTTCATCGCGAAGAAGGTTCCGCTGAAGGTCGTGCAGCGCATCGGCGGTCTGTGCATGGCGGGCCTGGCCGTCTGGACGCTCACCGAGGCGTTCACCGGCTGA
- a CDS encoding NAD(P)-dependent alcohol dehydrogenase has protein sequence MAASVTAPREITAAVVREKGAFELTPAVLDPPRDDEVLVRVVAAGLCHTDLVVRDQVYPIPLPVVLGHEGAGVVEAVGRAVEKVAPGDHVAVSFLPCGRCRPCLDGSPAGCANFNDINFAGRRPDGSHALRLPDGGTLHDRFFGQSSFGTYAIAHERNTVKVRADAPLELLGPLGCGIQTGAGTVLRALRVGAGASFAVMGAGAVGLSAVMAARVAGATTIIAVDVVPSRLELARELGATHVINGREQDAVAEIRRVTGGGVDHALDTTGLPALIGQAVEALRQRGSAAVLGASRPDAKIELPANAFMQSCKTLMGVVEGDSVPDVLVPQLLDLYMQGRFPFDRLVRFYDFDQIAQAAADTESGAVVKPILRIG, from the coding sequence ATGGCGGCTTCTGTGACGGCGCCCAGGGAGATCACCGCCGCCGTCGTCAGGGAGAAGGGCGCGTTCGAGCTGACGCCGGCCGTGCTGGATCCGCCCCGCGACGACGAGGTGCTGGTGCGGGTCGTCGCCGCCGGGCTGTGCCACACCGACCTGGTGGTCCGCGACCAGGTGTATCCGATCCCGCTGCCGGTCGTCCTCGGGCACGAGGGCGCCGGCGTCGTCGAAGCGGTCGGCAGGGCCGTGGAGAAGGTGGCGCCGGGAGACCACGTCGCCGTCAGCTTCCTGCCCTGCGGCCGGTGCCGGCCGTGTCTGGACGGGTCACCGGCCGGCTGTGCGAACTTCAACGACATCAACTTCGCCGGCCGGCGCCCCGACGGTTCGCACGCGCTCAGACTTCCCGATGGGGGAACCCTGCACGACCGGTTCTTCGGGCAGTCGTCGTTCGGCACCTATGCGATCGCGCACGAGCGCAACACCGTCAAGGTCCGCGCGGATGCGCCGCTGGAACTGCTCGGACCTCTCGGGTGCGGCATCCAGACCGGGGCCGGCACGGTGCTGCGGGCGCTGCGGGTGGGGGCGGGCGCGTCCTTCGCCGTGATGGGCGCGGGGGCCGTCGGGCTGAGCGCGGTGATGGCCGCCCGGGTGGCCGGCGCGACCACGATCATCGCCGTGGACGTGGTGCCCTCCCGGCTCGAACTCGCCCGCGAGCTCGGTGCGACGCACGTGATCAACGGGAGGGAGCAGGACGCGGTCGCCGAGATCCGGCGCGTCACCGGCGGAGGCGTCGACCACGCCCTCGACACCACCGGCCTGCCCGCGCTCATCGGGCAGGCGGTCGAGGCGCTGCGCCAGCGGGGGAGCGCGGCGGTCCTCGGCGCCTCCAGGCCCGACGCCAAGATCGAGCTGCCGGCCAACGCGTTCATGCAGAGCTGCAAGACGCTGATGGGGGTCGTGGAGGGCGACAGCGTCCCGGACGTACTGGTCCCTCAGTTGCTCGACCTGTACATGCAGGGCCGCTTCCCGTTCGACCGGCTGGTCCGCTTCTACGACTTCGACCAGATCGCCCAAGCCGCCGCCGACACCGAATCCGGCGCCGTGGTCAAGCCGATCCTCCGCATCGGCTGA
- a CDS encoding formylglycine-generating enzyme family protein, with product MNSMDTAASAHFKEHAALTDPRVLRLPDGAAARLAGAAPADLALVVEDPAAPLALRLAAGGLLAHLGDPRITPVPATCAVPGGSVRIGLPPDDVEPVAAAWAHVGVEAEWIAKETPEHIVEIADYQIAVYPVTNAEYRDFLDDTGRPDRPSTWYLGAYPYDRANHPVAGIRPEDADAYAAWLSERTGRVWRLPTEAEWEYAAKGPQGLEFPWGDRFDPAANTRETGVHTTTPVGAFPAGRSPFGAYDMGGNVEEYVADDYRPYPGGPAAADDLVRTRGRYRVARGGSFARFGDLTRTRRRHGGFPSPLYPIGFRLATSTPKAGAS from the coding sequence ATGAACTCCATGGACACGGCGGCCTCGGCGCACTTCAAGGAGCACGCCGCCCTCACCGACCCCCGGGTCCTGCGGCTCCCCGACGGCGCGGCCGCCCGGCTGGCCGGCGCGGCCCCCGCGGACCTGGCCCTCGTCGTCGAGGACCCGGCCGCGCCGCTCGCCCTGCGCCTCGCGGCGGGCGGGCTGCTCGCGCACCTCGGAGACCCGCGCATCACGCCGGTGCCCGCCACCTGCGCCGTCCCGGGCGGAAGTGTCCGCATCGGGCTGCCGCCGGACGACGTCGAACCGGTCGCCGCCGCCTGGGCGCATGTGGGCGTGGAGGCCGAGTGGATCGCCAAGGAGACGCCCGAGCACATCGTCGAAATCGCCGACTACCAGATCGCCGTCTATCCCGTCACGAACGCGGAGTACCGCGACTTCCTCGACGACACCGGCCGCCCCGACCGGCCGTCCACCTGGTATCTGGGCGCCTACCCCTACGATCGCGCCAACCATCCGGTGGCCGGGATACGGCCCGAGGACGCCGACGCCTACGCGGCCTGGCTGTCCGAACGCACCGGCCGCGTGTGGCGGCTGCCCACCGAAGCCGAATGGGAGTACGCGGCGAAAGGCCCGCAGGGACTGGAGTTCCCCTGGGGCGACCGGTTCGACCCGGCCGCCAACACCAGGGAGACCGGCGTCCACACCACCACGCCGGTGGGCGCCTTCCCGGCCGGGCGCTCCCCGTTCGGCGCCTACGACATGGGCGGCAACGTCGAGGAGTACGTCGCCGACGACTACCGCCCCTACCCCGGAGGCCCCGCGGCTGCCGACGACCTCGTCCGGACCCGCGGGCGGTACCGGGTCGCCCGCGGCGGCAGCTTCGCCCGCTTCGGCGACCTCACCCGCACCCGGCGCAGACACGGCGGCTTCCCCAGCCCGCTCTACCCGATCGGTTTCCGGCTCGCCACCAGCACACCCAAGGCAGGTGCATCATGA
- a CDS encoding MaoC family dehydratase: MRTPRRTIVREPRELLGLVGEELGASKARVVTQEEVDQFADVTKDHQWIHVDVERAKKGPFGGTIVHGFLTLALVPRLLEDVLTVENFSMGINYGLDRVRFVKPLPPGTEIQGVAKLTSAERIPAENGLEGVQAKASVVVEFADDATTCCVAEILFRYYP; this comes from the coding sequence ATGCGGACACCCAGGCGGACCATCGTTCGCGAGCCACGCGAACTGCTCGGTCTTGTCGGCGAGGAGCTCGGGGCCAGCAAGGCACGGGTGGTGACGCAGGAGGAGGTCGACCAGTTCGCCGACGTCACCAAGGATCACCAGTGGATCCACGTCGATGTCGAGCGAGCGAAGAAGGGTCCGTTCGGCGGTACGATCGTCCACGGCTTCTTGACGCTCGCGCTGGTTCCCCGGCTCCTTGAGGATGTGCTCACCGTCGAGAATTTCTCCATGGGGATCAATTACGGGCTCGACCGGGTGCGGTTCGTCAAGCCGCTTCCGCCGGGCACCGAGATCCAGGGCGTGGCCAAGCTCACGTCGGCCGAGCGGATCCCGGCGGAGAACGGGCTCGAAGGTGTGCAGGCGAAGGCGTCGGTCGTCGTGGAGTTCGCGGACGACGCCACCACCTGCTGCGTCGCAGAGATCTTGTTCCGCTACTACCCGTGA
- a CDS encoding flavin reductase family protein has protein sequence MTTEPLFDSGLFRRVCGQFPTGVTAVTAVTAGGRLAALTVNSFTSVSLEPAKVLFCLANSSSSYPALTEAERIAIHILSRDQEDVARRFATSGLTGAERLEGVGWKPGVDGVPLLPGTPAVLVGRPDEIITSGDHAIILVTVDHVRLKPTDTPALSFYQGRFTTPATATGE, from the coding sequence ATGACGACCGAACCGTTGTTCGACTCCGGCCTTTTCCGCCGCGTGTGCGGCCAGTTCCCCACCGGCGTGACCGCGGTGACGGCGGTGACCGCCGGCGGGCGGCTGGCGGCGCTCACGGTGAACTCCTTCACCTCGGTGTCGCTCGAGCCCGCGAAGGTGCTGTTCTGCCTGGCGAACTCGTCGTCGAGCTACCCGGCGCTGACCGAGGCGGAGCGCATCGCGATCCACATTCTCAGCCGCGACCAGGAGGACGTCGCCCGCCGGTTCGCGACGTCGGGTCTCACCGGCGCGGAGCGGCTGGAGGGCGTGGGGTGGAAGCCCGGCGTCGACGGCGTCCCGCTGCTGCCCGGAACCCCGGCCGTCCTCGTGGGACGCCCCGACGAGATCATCACGAGCGGCGACCACGCGATCATCCTGGTGACCGTGGACCACGTGCGCCTCAAGCCGACCGACACCCCGGCACTGTCGTTCTACCAGGGCCGCTTCACCACCCCGGCCACCGCCACGGGCGAGTAG
- a CDS encoding enoyl-CoA hydratase/isomerase family protein, whose product MPITVTSEHAGRVARVTFDNSARGNCVDTALLRGLTEALEAAAADPSHDVIRLEMAGAHFCGGWDTASFADLADQTAQAVADQLRAGDALLDRIRRLPVPVVAGVRGRVIGFGVGLLSAVHLPVAATETQAYLPEARFGFAPAGVGHVVTQRMSRAQAYALLCGFTKATGRQLHSWGLVSHVVEPAADLDAAVDEVIGELLAVPGDTLRAVVEVVESSLSTGRPDRAYEVSARTIVSAGRNGGTS is encoded by the coding sequence ATGCCGATCACAGTGACGAGCGAGCACGCGGGCCGCGTCGCCCGGGTGACCTTCGACAACTCCGCGCGGGGCAACTGCGTCGACACCGCCCTGCTCCGCGGGTTGACCGAGGCGCTGGAGGCCGCGGCGGCCGACCCGTCCCACGACGTGATCCGCCTGGAGATGGCCGGCGCGCACTTCTGCGGCGGCTGGGACACCGCGTCGTTCGCCGACCTGGCCGACCAGACCGCACAGGCCGTGGCCGACCAGCTGCGAGCCGGCGACGCGCTGCTCGACCGGATCCGCAGGCTGCCCGTCCCGGTGGTCGCGGGCGTCCGCGGCCGGGTCATCGGGTTCGGCGTTGGCCTGCTGAGCGCCGTGCACCTTCCCGTGGCGGCCACCGAGACGCAGGCGTACCTGCCCGAGGCGCGGTTCGGGTTCGCGCCGGCCGGGGTCGGCCACGTGGTGACGCAGCGGATGTCGCGCGCGCAGGCCTACGCGCTGCTGTGCGGGTTCACCAAGGCGACCGGTCGGCAACTGCACTCCTGGGGGCTGGTCTCCCATGTCGTCGAGCCGGCTGCCGACCTCGACGCAGCCGTCGACGAGGTGATCGGCGAACTCCTGGCGGTGCCAGGCGACACACTCCGCGCGGTCGTCGAGGTCGTGGAGTCGAGCCTTTCCACCGGCCGGCCCGACCGCGCGTACGAAGTGTCCGCGCGGACCATCGTCAGCGCCGGACGAAACGGAGGCACGTCGTGA
- a CDS encoding TetR/AcrR family transcriptional regulator, whose amino-acid sequence MAERAAKPALEERSAAGEKGGAVSRSADAGWRWSEGYDPQRTRREIIDSALDLFEREGFDRTTIKQIVVNTNLTKGAFYHHFQSKEDLLWQIQNEYLDTQIELARGILDEDADPVEQLRALIRLSLAGIATYRAHVAIFYQERRHLTGDRLRTVTEKRDTLETMFRDVVQRGIDAGVFRREMSDRIITFGIIGMCAYAFQWFRPEGDLSIDKVADQFCDLILVGLLTD is encoded by the coding sequence ATGGCAGAGCGAGCCGCGAAACCGGCGCTTGAGGAGCGGTCGGCAGCGGGAGAGAAAGGCGGCGCAGTCTCCAGGTCCGCCGACGCCGGCTGGCGCTGGTCAGAGGGGTACGATCCGCAGCGCACCCGCCGAGAGATCATCGACAGCGCGCTCGACCTGTTCGAGCGGGAGGGCTTCGACCGCACGACGATCAAGCAGATCGTCGTCAACACCAACCTCACCAAGGGTGCGTTCTACCACCACTTTCAAAGCAAGGAAGACCTGCTCTGGCAGATACAGAACGAGTACCTCGACACCCAGATCGAGCTGGCCCGCGGGATCCTCGATGAGGACGCCGACCCCGTGGAGCAACTGCGCGCCCTGATCCGACTCAGCCTCGCCGGCATCGCGACCTACCGGGCGCACGTCGCGATCTTCTACCAGGAGCGGCGGCACCTCACCGGCGACCGGCTCCGGACGGTGACCGAGAAGCGGGACACGCTGGAGACCATGTTCCGCGACGTCGTCCAGCGCGGCATCGACGCCGGCGTGTTCCGCCGCGAGATGAGCGACCGCATCATCACCTTCGGCATCATCGGCATGTGCGCCTACGCCTTCCAGTGGTTCAGACCCGAGGGCGACCTCAGCATCGACAAGGTCGCTGACCAGTTCTGTGATCTGATCCTCGTCGGACTGCTGACCGACTGA
- a CDS encoding carbon-nitrogen hydrolase family protein — translation MRRPDERDGRGIRPELTADAGGRVGDHRLDPLTAAAADHGVTFFAGAAVRRADAARTNSVLAFDADADGAATVVYDKQHLWHAGERSLFTPGRCGTVLPVGGWELGLGICYDMSFPEHGRAAALAGAHAYVCPCAFAAGNEHRAAVYLAARALENTVYAFFVNAAGGPRHRPCGAGTAVYGPDGTRVARAATAREEIVLADLDPGELGRVREFLHMLDECRTSLARPAVPDGDAVRTPDETALRRMPRDDPTTAAQLPVADRRGAAGA, via the coding sequence CTGCGGCGCCCTGACGAACGTGATGGCCGCGGAATCCGCCCTGAGCTGACCGCCGACGCCGGAGGCCGTGTCGGCGACCACCGGCTGGACCCGCTCACCGCCGCTGCCGCCGACCACGGCGTGACCTTCTTCGCCGGCGCCGCGGTACGCCGCGCGGACGCCGCCCGCACCAATTCGGTGCTGGCGTTCGACGCCGACGCCGACGGCGCGGCCACCGTCGTGTACGACAAGCAGCACCTGTGGCACGCCGGGGAGCGCAGCCTGTTCACCCCAGGCCGCTGCGGGACGGTCCTGCCGGTCGGCGGCTGGGAGCTGGGACTGGGCATCTGCTACGACATGTCCTTTCCCGAGCACGGCCGGGCCGCGGCCCTGGCCGGGGCTCACGCCTACGTGTGCCCGTGCGCCTTCGCCGCGGGGAACGAGCACCGCGCGGCCGTCTACCTCGCCGCCCGCGCGCTGGAGAACACCGTGTACGCGTTCTTCGTCAACGCCGCCGGAGGGCCCCGTCACCGCCCGTGCGGCGCGGGCACCGCCGTGTACGGACCCGACGGCACCCGGGTCGCCCGCGCCGCCACCGCGCGGGAGGAGATCGTCCTGGCCGACCTCGACCCCGGCGAGCTCGGCCGGGTACGCGAATTCCTGCACATGCTGGACGAATGCCGAACCTCCCTCGCCCGGCCCGCCGTACCCGACGGTGACGCCGTCCGGACGCCGGACGAAACCGCCCTGCGAAGGATGCCGCGCGATGACCCGACGACTGCTGCTCAGCTACCTGTCGCTGACCGTCGTGGTGCTGCTGGGGCTTGA